ACAGTAgtgtatttactgtacatggttaaagtgaaaaagaagaacaggCGTGGACGGGAGACAAAATGTTATGGAAAAAGACAGGCGGAGAAGGTGGATGCAACATAATGTGCGGGGAATACCAGGGGAAGTGCTGTGGaagcaggagaagaagaggTGGAAAGTATGGGTAGAAGATgaaagggaacaaaaaaaaaagagacccaGGCTAATCTCAGTTCTCTTATTTTGATAGGTCCTCGCTGCTAGAACCGGAAGTTGTTCTGGTCCTCCTTCCTGACGGCCTTCCCAAAGATCTTATTCCTGCATCGAGGATGGAGAAGCGAGgctggaggagggatctctgaggagctatgatcGAGGATACAACAGCAGCCTTCCCTGCAGCTGACGAATTCACGTGACGCTTCTAGGAAAAGGACGTCTCATGCCTTTAAAAACCCATTTACTCGTTTCCTCACGTCTCTCCCGTGCTTCCCCTTTGGACGGACTATAGGCGGGAGGACGGGAAGCAAGTGGAGGAAACGTGGAGGCAACGTGGAGTCGTAGCCTACCTACAGCTCGAGTGGAGATGCGTGTGAGCAGACTGAGCTCCCACGATGAGCGGCTGGTCAGGTCCAGCAGACAGATAAATGAcccgcccccgccccccccgGCACAACTACAATGCTCcgtcccctcctcctccatctcttcatccctctatctctctctccccatcaACCACCCGCTCCCTTATCACGACAGGTCATCCATCAACAAGCAGACTCCACCCACCCTCGCTCGTTCTCTACATactttctccacacacacacacacacacacacacacacacacacacactttgttgcCCATTACTTGTTATTATGAGCCATGAAACCAAATGAAGCGATGGTGTACCTGATACacgggaggagggagggagtgcCCCGTTTCCACTGATCTCTCTCTTACACCTTTCTTCTTCTTACACTCTGATCCTTCTCCTCTGCTATTCTTTTACACTCCATCTTTCTGTACTCCTCTTTCCTGTCCTCCCCTCCCTGCTCTTACCATCTGCTCGTCTTTTTCCACGGCCCTGTCACAGCACCCATCTTAGCTGAGTATGGctttttacttcttttcttttttttttgccgttaTGAGTAGACGGCTTAAATGTCAAGGTGTAGACACAGAGAGAATCGATCACTCATAGAGTGCTGCGAGGAAAGGCATTGTTACTTTACAAAATAGTATAGAAACAGAGACACCTAAAAACAACTGCTGGTATGGAGTAACACTTCTGTGGCACTTCTATTATAATATTATGCATCTTTAGGCTTCTAAAAACAGCCAATGTTGGTCATTCGAAGTTAATCCTTTTGAATCTATGGTCCTTTTATTTTGACCAACCCCCTAAGATAACACAAGATAAATCCGAGAGGTTACGAGAGCTTTCTGTTTTGACTTTCTTTCCAATATTTGCTCTTTTATTGTGATACACTATATTATATTACACTATATTATAGACCTCTACAGACAAACCCACATGTGACAACAAGTCACAGGTAGCGATTGCTTCCCTttaaagtagggctgggtaatatatggatataatatcaatatcgtgatatgagtcTAGATATCgccttagattttggatatggtaatatggcataagcggtgtcttttcctggttttaaaggctgcattacagtaaagtcatgtcattttctgaacttaccagacttgtaactgttctattattttaattttacccAATTAGTCATTGTATCCGAATTACTGATcatcatttatcaaaaatctcattgtgtgaataTGTTGTGAAAGCACctatagtcaacactacaatattgtgatatttgattttcccCATATCATCCAGACCTACTTTAAAGGGCCACAGGCCATAAATGTTGGATACCACTGGTAGACTTCTTGAATCTAAGGAATCTTCTGATTCCTAATGACAGCACATCGCTCATTGCTGGCTTATAaatgcatccacacacacacacacacacacacacacacacacacacacacacacacacacacacacacacaatacagagaGTCAGTCAACCTTTCCATCCAATTACTGTGAGCTGTAAGATGACAGATGAGGTGCCATCAGTGTGGCCAGTGAAGTAACCATGTGAAACTGTAGACACATACATCCCACAAGCTCATGAATTCATGCAGAATGAGGGACTCTGTACAGGTAACCCGGGGGAACTTCAGCCCATCACTATAACACACCGAGGCGACAAACTAAAAGGAACCCTCGCTATACAATGAGAAGTGGATTTTTTCCACGTGAACTTTAAATGAATACAATCAATTAACAGTCCCAACATGGACTGAAGGTACTTTTTAAAGGGAAACAGCGTTCTGCTGACCAGCCTGTAACTGTGGTCAGCTCCTCCGGTGTAAACAGAGAAACACTCACCGAACACAAACTCAACTCGTCTCCAAACGACACTTTTCTCCGAGGACTACTCCGCGAGGTAAGAAGAACCGAGAGCTCTCCTCGTCTCCGCTGATGACAACAACGTTATTCCAGCGCTAATACTTGTGTTTCGGCGATGTAGCCACGGTTTCTTTGTTGCAGCAAACTGCGGCTCGATACCGATACATCCAGGCAGCCATGGACCCCTACACCGCGGAGCCAGCGCTGATTGGTCGCTTCCACCACAACAAAGAGTCCTGCTCTGACGCTATTGGCTCAGGCTCTGGTGGTGCATCCAGGGACTGCTCGTAAAACTCAGGGTACCGTTAAACTACTGCAGATGAACAAAAATTATACTACTACTgcgctactactactactattactacttctactactactactactactaatactactactacggCTCCTACTACTACAGCTGCTGTTACTACCAATAGCTGCCAGTGTTTCAAAACTATTTTATTACGTTGAAAATGTTATGATATAGGCTATTGCGATCATCTGTTTTATGATTGTATTCATtcaatttatactttattgtTCTTATAATCAGATTTTAATCGTTGTTACATAAATTTTAGCACtgctttattttcttaatttaaaaaaaggtatcaTCTGCTTTTAGTGATTACACTCAAACTATCACAGCACAACTCAATTTATCACAATTTTTCACACTTCTGTCAGTGCTTGAACGTCAATTAAATCCTCTTCTTCTATTTTAACTGCCACGATCAATTTCTGCCAGTGAGCATGGCTGTATTTCAACTGACTCTTCAGCTTCAACAGTATTTCCAGTCATTTCAGCATCAATCACATATGTGCTGCTGCCATGTCGTCCAGCAGGTCCTGTTAGATCTCAAGGATTCCGACAGAAATTGAAAGTATCATCATTTCGATGCTTTATTAGCTTACTCTTATCTTGTAtttaccatagactgtatattaatattaacggtctatggtatTTACCAATGGTTAAAACATCAACATCCCAGCAGATTGCGGTTTCCAACAAAACTATTTATCACTAAACAAAGCATCGGGCTCAATTCAGATTCCCACAAGATCAATGGACTAATCtgctgtaattaaaaaaaaactgtaagtaaAACATAGCGGGACTGACTGATTAGCATCGACCTATCGTAACAGGGGCAGTGTGTGCTGATTGTGCTAACCATCCCAAACAGCTGCACTACAAGAGCTTACAGCCAATTTTTAACCACATTCATCGATTAATTTAGCTGTAGAGTCGATGCTGTATTGGCCTCCAATGTTTGAGCCGGGAAATGATCTTGAAgtatgtcttgtgtgtgtgtgtgtgtgtgtcagatatTAGAAAACTATCAGTGTCTGACCATCTTAATTGCAATATAAGGAGTGACAGCAGAAACCAGTAAATTCAGTAAACTGAACTTGTGCGCTGGTCAATTCTCTCAGGAGCTATTTGGCGCCTCCTGGTGGTCATAgtaggtaaacacacacacacagtttgtggCCTTCGAGTCATACTCTTTAAACTGACATTTCTATACTTAGTTATATAAACATTTGTAATATAGTAACACTGCTGCACATGTATGTAATTTTCTAATTTCTAGTGATTTACAAACTAGAAACTGTTACCCATACAGCTCATAAGGCGCACTATTCTACTCTGCATTTCCCTTTATACTGCATGTATAGTGtatttttctacttttactatgcaagaaaaaaattacatatacatatatactgtatacagtatatatgcatTTTTCTACTTTATTTTACTATGCATGTGtaaagtatatatgtatgtattttttatgtgtACTGGGCATCTGTAACACAGAAATGTCTTTAGCGATGACTTAACATCAATCTTACAAAGAAGGGAACATTTTGAGCTTCATCTTTTAAAAAGAGATTATTTTATGATGAACACTTTCTAATATGCTCACTGAAAAGAGCCTATTACTACTACATACAGTTTATCAGTCATGTCCTGGGATTTTTAATTTCCACATCCAAAGAAGAGTGCCTTCTTTTGAACTCTAAACACCTTGACAtcaataaaacaagaagaaagaaataaacaattcgataaagaaaaaaagagcagataGGATTTTAGTTGCAAGtggatttttatttactttgggtttaaaaaacaaacaacaaaaaaaatacatacaacgATTGATCTGGCAAAAAACAATGTTCCAGGTTTCCTGTTTGAGGCGGCTTCCTGTCCAAGCACACAGGAGAAAGACTGAATCGCATACAGACACTGAAATTAgaggtaaaaaataaagtgaaaaggTCTGCGCTATTTGTCCAGTTGTCTGTTCGTTTCACATTTTGGTATCTTCACCTCAAATATTACTGCAATGGATCCAAAGACGTAAAAGCTATTAGTGTTTTAcaggaaaacatttaaaatgagtCAGCGCATCTTTTTTTCAAGCACCGACAGCAGCTTTGGCGAGCCACCTGTCAATAGAGACCGAAAATCCATAACTGTACAAGTGAGGCCCCGGTTTGCCTCTGAAAGGAGCCCGCAacaaggagagggaggggggacgAGGGCCTTCAAGAACAACATTGCACAGTCAGCATATCAGATTTTCTATGACTggtgaaataaatacaatactCTAAATTTCTGGGTTTTTTAAACATGGAAAGCGTGCAGACTTCATCTTTTCCATATGGAGAATGAGACCACAGCGGCTGGGTAAGAGACGTTGTGGAGGGGATGGCTTTTCTCTGCACAGAagtctgaaatctcttttaaaaagcatgttttcgttataaatataaaaatatctaAGGGACGATTTGAAATTAGAAAgcttgaagcttttttttgtttttaaagtgtgtgcCAAATGTACCCAAAAGATAATTCTTTATGTATCCTATACGaagattttaaaatgattgttCAAAAGGGGGTAACTGTGCTGTTATTACCAATAACCCTCTTCAGTAACAGATTAGCTCGGCAATATCTGAAACTCTCAAATTCAGTTCTCAATAACCCCGACTCTGTACAGTGTTGCCGAAAGATGTTTCCAGTTGTTGAACTCTCACGTAAATGTACTTCCGTTATGATATTCAAAACTTGTTGCTAGGGAAAACCCAAGCAATGAACGATGTAAACATTACCAATGATGGAAACATCCAAATTTCTTTTAGGTAAAACGACTTCAGCGTTAGCACAAATGTTTGTATGACAGCTTATAGcaacatacaaatacaaagaaACCCACAGATTATACTGTTGTAATCATTCGAGCTATAGCAATATTCATGTCAACAGTCAATGTCAAACAAAGTTAAATTgcacaaaaaggaaaacaataaaTTGGAAATGCTAACTACAGCATGAACAAACATGGGccaaagaacaaaaacataaatgatatgcatatacagtatctatattatatacacGCATTTGGACATCCTTCACAACTACTGAAAACTCTAAACTGTACAATATATCTGCTATGAGAACAGTAGCGCAAAATAACATTTCGATATACAGTaatacttttttgtcttttacaatGTACAAGTTCAAACTGTCCacacaataaaatgcaaagCACAAGCCCTAAGAGGCCACAAAAGTGCATGTTATCAGGTCAGTTGGAAGCCACTGGAAGGTAGGACCGGCATGAGAGTGGGAATGAAAGCTGCCAGCATCGTACAGGAGCTTCTCCACACTCCCAACCCCAGTGTCTCGCAAGATTATTAGTTAGTGGAGGGAAATCTGGAGTAGGGGCTTTAATTATACATGCAGGCACACATGACCGTAGATGCACTCACTTGCTCACTCGCTCACTCACTCGCTCACTCACTCGCTCACACTGGGTGATGATGAAACTCCAACATTCTCCCCACACCGTCACATTATATTCAAGATAATGTACCTTGGTACCTTTTGGACAATCGCACACTTCACATCTGTCATGTTTTCACACAGGATTTTTAAAGTCCTAAGCAGTGCCTGGGTGCGGGCAGAAGCTGGCCTTGCGTGCCAGCCTTGTCTTAGTTTTAACCAAGTAGAAACTGTCGACACAGAAGGCCAACTTCACCTGAAGACCCGAAGGGTCACCGCCAGGCACGGAGTTATAGGAGGAATAAAACACTGAATGTCAGCTTTTTAACCTTCTCTTTCAATTTCGGGTGACCGGCCGTCACAGGctcatcatttcttttcttgtgtGCGGCCAGTTAGCTCACTGCTGTTGATTAACTTCAGGCcatcatgggggggggggggagaggggaatGCTTGAAGCCACACTTTCTGTGGTGCAAAGATGAGTGGTTCAGGTGACTTAAAAACAAGCCAAcgtttttgtttcaaatgcaAGCTTTCTTTGGACATTCTGCTTTGAATGAACATTCCTCAAATGCCAGTCATCTAATGCTACCGTGGTCTCACAGCACTGAAGCAACAGCGTGGACAAATAGAGTGAAAATCACATACATTTAGTTATCATCTCTCCTGTCAAATGCAGTTGCCTCCAAGCATTCCCCTTCTACAATATCATCTCTATCTGTGAGAGTGAAAAAGGCCGTTCTTCACTCCTCACTCAAAAGGGAAGGACGCAAACTAAAACCTTTTTCTGTTAAGGCCACTGAATTGTGCTTGAAATCCTTTCCCGTTAGAGGCACCCTTAGTTTAATAGGTGCCAAACTCTTTCTGTGTTCTTCCTGTCAGTGCCTCCTACCCATATTACCTCTTCTGTGCACTGTAGCAGCGCTGTCTATCTGTTCCAGCAATCTGACAAAAGGGAACTGGAGGTGATGATGCTGATATGATAACAAAGGGCTTTCCTCCCTCCGTTTTCTTCATCTTTCGTCCATTTTTCCTCTTCTGGTCCACTAGAGTATTTTCGGTTTACCTTTGGtcttcattttgacattttgtcctCGCTCTCCCTCGACAAAGGGCTTCCTTCTCAGTCTTTTGCTCACGGTCTCCCTCTTTGAACAGGAAGGAGACCTACCTTGGCGTGCTAACGGCCAAGCAGGTAGACCACCACTTCATAGGTGCACATCATGATGGCGGTGTTGGGGATCTGTCTGACGAGGTGGGTGGTTAGGCCGCGGTACAGCGCCCGGTATCCCTCCTCCCTGGGCACCGTCAGCAGAGTTTGGAAGAAGGAGCGATACTTGCTGCCTTCTTCTCGTAGCCGTGTGCGGATCACCTCTGCGAtgtgagaggagaggaagacaaCCGGGTTAAATACACCATTGGCCACCAGTTGTTCTTGTCAGACTTGTGAGTGTTGTGTCGAATTCCCTAGAGCTACATTTGCatatctgacacacacacacacacacacacacacacacacacacacacacacacacaccacacacacaccacccacacacacacacacacccacacacacacaacacacacacacacacccacacaccacacacacacacacacacacacacacacccacacacacacacaccacacacaacacacacacacaccacacacacacccaccacactcGTATGCAGTTATCTATTATTCTTTTGGTATACCAACTGTCCCTCAGCCTGCCTAACTCTAACCTACTGTGAATAAAATACTGGAGATATGGATTTGGTCTCGGTCTCAGAAAGACTATCCTAACAGAAGGTATTTCACCTGTTGCATCAGGCTGTACGTAGGTGGAGAATGAGAGTGATATTTATAGCATAAGTGGACCATGGTATTTTCCAATAAGAAAAAGTGAGTCACTGCTTCACTGTAAATGTAGcatgtcttgatgtgttttttaaaactacaagttattgttttcacatttatatttgagttcaaatgaaacaaactaaatatTAGATGTTAAGTGATGAGCTTTAAAGGTGCAGGGAGATTCCAAAGTGAGTAAGCGATCCTGTGACCAAAGCTGATAAAGCTTTTTTCCCTGTGCAATGAGatctgtttttctccataaactATAACAAACAGAGCAATGAGCCACACCGTTgcactgcatttttttccattatgatAAACATGGGTTCAGTAGTTTATTATGAACAGAGAGGAGTAGAGTAGATAAGTCATAGAGTAGAGTCCCCAACAATTACACTATTCACTCCGGTAGATTTGTACTGTGTTTTAGGAAATGAATCGgcttcttttttctgtcttttttaaacaaaaaaataagaagtgTTTTGTCCTAGGCCACCGTTCTACAGACACATCTGTAATACTGGTTATTACTCCTTCTATTCTGAATTTGAAAATCCCTggactttcattttaaaaaaaaacctgtgacGTCACCACAATGTAAATTCTATTGTTAGTGAGGCCAGTGGCAGAAACACTACTGCGCATATTCAGTGGGCCGAATAGCAAAGAAGTAAAACCAGAAGGTTAGAAATGTTTTTGGCGTCTGCGCCATTGAGCAAAACTTGTAGTAATAACAGGGGCACCGCCTCAAACGTTGTATCCAGGTTTTGTAATGCGTGCGTGGGATTGACCAGCCTCAAGTGGCCATTCGAGGAACTGCAGTTTTTTGGCACTTAGCTTAATTTTTCAGCACCAGAGGTTGCAGCTTGGTAGGAACCATCAGGGTCGGGGCTGAGTGCCACAGACAGGCATGGGAAGTGAGAAAGTATTGAGATATGGACTAACGCATTGTTGGTTTGGGGcgtttcatgggatttgttgacaataagaaaaatatggAATACTGTAAGTCTTATCCTtcgggaggggaaaaaaagctgaGTGAGACAGAAGGTTACCATGAGGGTAGGCGATGGAGGTGGCGCAGGTCTTGGAGGTGGCTGCTGCGAGCATCATGCCGACAAAGTCCGAGGCATCTTTGACGGACTCGTCCTCTTCGTCCATGCTGGCGTGGGCCTTGGACTCCATCAGTTTACGTTTGATGCTCTCATAGATGACAAAGTGGATAACAGTCTCAGAGATGCCGGCGTACGAGGCTGACATGCCCCTGTAGAAACCTCGCAGGCCGTCCATCTGGTACACCCGCCGCACGCAATCAAACGCATTCATTCGCCGCTCACCCCGGGTTCTGTAATCATACGAAGacttttaatcaaagtccaATAACAATATCATTTCATTCTCATTAGTATCATTATTATAAGAAAAAGCAATGAGTCACACAACTCCTTCCACTGTAGGAGTTTGAGGTTCCTTACCTGGTTTCCAGCTGCAGACGGGTCTTGATCAGCCAGATGGGATTGGTGGCTGTGATGGCGGTGAACCCTGGGAATTTCAGAGGCGGACATAGGTTCAGACAGATGCAGAGACATTTGGGTAGACACAATCTAATCAACTCTATGACATACTCTATACTGTACAAGGACAATGAGAAAGCACTTCACTAAACAGGATCAACCCGCATCAGGGTTTTACTTCACTATGAGATAGTTCAATACTCTCATAGAGAATTATTGTATACTGTAGATCATGTATTcaatctttttttgaaaaatcatCAATTTAGTTATAGACGCATGGATTTTCACTTTCACATATTGATCCTCTTCATGTGAAATGCTACACAGGTGTATCTAAACAACAGCTCTCTCAAGTAGCTTTGCTAATAACAGTACATGAACGCAGCAGCTGTGAGggcttcatttttttaattttcttttttaataatttttcatttaataaaaaaaggccACGCAGCAAAGTCATTTAATACCTGCCAGTGTGGCAGATCATTATTAAACTGCCGGTAAATTCACATCTTTGAAATGCTAATGAGAGCtcttatgtttctttttaataaaaataatttgcctatcttaaagagcttacgGAGGcggtctgtttttttaataccatTACTTTCAATGTGCTTTGAATTACACACAAAAGTATCAACCTTTGCATGGGAAAATCTGCCATTCCACGGCCTCAAGTCACAACACAAAAGGTTGAATAATTAGCTTTGACATTGCTCTAAACTCTCTCTCATTGTGAGTTCAGCCCCCTTTATTAGTCAATGGTGAACATCTTTGGGTTTATTCTGTGACATTAAACAAACCAGTAGTTAACTGGTTAGACACAAGAGACAGGCGGTTGGCCTGATACTAGCACCACTACGACAgcacagagaaacaaacagttCCAGGTGGAGATTCTTCCGTTATTCAGCGGGACTAAAGTGCAAAGTCTCAACTGACATTAAAATTATTGCTGACTTTAGTTCCCAATAGTGGTGAGCAGCCCTGTTCTATCGTGTGCTTTTCCAGGCATTACTACTGCTACCTTAGTTTGGGctgatgtgagtgtgtgcatagAGTCTTTGAGTTTATGTTGTTGTACATGGGATGAGACGTTTATGACGTTCTTGTGGTTTTGTTAGGTAGGAACGCTGGGCAATATACAGTAAGCTTAATGTG
The sequence above is drawn from the Etheostoma spectabile isolate EspeVRDwgs_2016 chromosome 12, UIUC_Espe_1.0, whole genome shotgun sequence genome and encodes:
- the LOC116699049 gene encoding solute carrier family 25 member 36-A, with the protein product MSQRDTLVHLFAGGCGGTVGAILTCPLEVVKTRLQSSSITLYISEVQLSTVNGASVARVAPPGPLHCLKLIIEREGTRSLFRGLGPNLVGVAPSRAIYFAAYSTAKEKLNGVLEPDSTQVHMVSAGLAGFTAITATNPIWLIKTRLQLETRTRGERRMNAFDCVRRVYQMDGLRGFYRGMSASYAGISETVIHFVIYESIKRKLMESKAHASMDEEDESVKDASDFVGMMLAAATSKTCATSIAYPHEVIRTRLREEGSKYRSFFQTLLTVPREEGYRALYRGLTTHLVRQIPNTAIMMCTYEVVVYLLGR